A genomic segment from Flavobacterium sp. 9R encodes:
- the greA gene encoding transcription elongation factor GreA: MSKVSYYTAEGLKKLKDELDHLKGVMRPKASQDIADARDKGDLSENAEYDAAKEAQGLLEMRISKLEEVYANARLIDESQLDISKVLVHSNVKIKNQGNGMEMKYTLVAESEADLKTGKISVTSPIGKGLLGKKVGEVAEITVPNGVLKFEIIEISRD; encoded by the coding sequence ATGAGTAAAGTATCTTATTATACAGCAGAAGGATTAAAAAAGTTAAAAGACGAATTGGATCACCTAAAAGGAGTGATGCGTCCTAAAGCTTCGCAGGACATTGCTGATGCGAGAGACAAAGGAGATTTGTCTGAAAATGCAGAATATGATGCAGCCAAAGAAGCTCAAGGTTTGTTGGAAATGCGTATTTCTAAGCTAGAAGAAGTATATGCTAATGCTAGATTGATTGATGAATCCCAATTGGACATTTCTAAAGTTTTGGTGCATTCTAATGTAAAGATTAAGAATCAAGGGAACGGAATGGAAATGAAATATACCTTGGTAGCCGAAAGTGAAGCGGATTTGAAAACCGGAAAAATATCGGTAACTTCTCCAATCGGGAAAGGTTTGTTGGGTAAAAAAGTAGGCGAAGTAGCTGAAATTACCGTGCCTAACGGAGTATTGAAGTTTGAAATCATTGAAATTTCTCGCGACTAA
- a CDS encoding HIT family protein yields MSSIFTKIVNGEIPCYKVAEEEQFLAFLDVNPNAVGHTLCIPKQEINKLFDMDEELYLGLMRFSKKVAAALEKTVPCERIGMAVIGLEVPHAHVHLIPINEMNEMRFQNKVKLTKEEFETLATKIQQNL; encoded by the coding sequence ATGAGTAGTATTTTTACCAAAATTGTAAATGGCGAAATTCCTTGCTACAAAGTAGCAGAAGAGGAGCAATTTTTAGCTTTTTTGGATGTTAATCCGAATGCAGTTGGTCATACGCTTTGTATTCCTAAGCAAGAAATTAACAAACTTTTTGATATGGATGAGGAATTGTACCTCGGGTTGATGCGTTTCTCAAAGAAAGTAGCCGCTGCTCTAGAAAAAACAGTGCCTTGTGAACGAATAGGTATGGCTGTAATAGGACTAGAAGTACCTCACGCGCACGTGCATTTGATTCCGATTAATGAAATGAACGAGATGCGTTTTCAAAATAAAGTCAAATTGACAAAAGAGGAATTCGAAACTTTGGCCACAAAGATTCAACAGAATTTATAA
- a CDS encoding transglutaminase domain-containing protein, translating to MAKIPKLSTKNTKSIADYIATNFKSENEKLRAAFFWVASNISYDVANMENIEFSDTSEQKIDKTLTTRKGVCIHYAELFNAIVSQLGFEGEIIEGYTKQLGKVASLSHAWCAVKSEGKWWLFDPTWGAGSVNNGVFSKKLNNFYFKTPPKAMLETHMPFDYLWQLSRYPISNAEFISGKLIVNPTKPVFNFADEIEKLKQKSEEIKLFECISRVEANGVSTKLIKDYLENKKNELSGKRNNQAVEKLNLIVEESNAATAMFNDFIFYRNKKFKPTLPDDTIREMIAAPKAKVVKCQKDLDGIGTLNDSNRATLTAFRKNLADLLLQIEEQEKFVNEYLSKGKLARKSMFSKVTWFGLPVN from the coding sequence ATGGCAAAGATTCCAAAATTGTCTACAAAGAACACAAAAAGTATTGCCGATTATATTGCAACTAATTTTAAGTCAGAAAACGAGAAACTAAGAGCAGCTTTTTTTTGGGTAGCATCTAATATTAGTTATGATGTGGCCAATATGGAAAATATTGAATTTAGCGATACTTCGGAACAGAAAATAGATAAAACGTTAACCACCAGAAAAGGAGTGTGTATTCATTATGCGGAACTTTTTAATGCGATTGTGAGTCAATTAGGCTTTGAAGGCGAAATCATTGAAGGATATACCAAGCAATTGGGTAAAGTGGCGTCATTATCTCACGCTTGGTGTGCAGTTAAGAGTGAGGGCAAGTGGTGGTTGTTTGACCCAACTTGGGGTGCAGGCAGCGTAAATAATGGTGTTTTTTCCAAAAAGCTCAATAATTTTTATTTTAAAACACCACCAAAAGCAATGTTAGAAACCCATATGCCTTTTGATTATTTATGGCAATTGTCCCGATATCCTATTAGTAATGCTGAATTTATTTCAGGTAAATTAATAGTCAATCCAACTAAACCAGTTTTTAATTTCGCTGATGAAATTGAGAAGTTAAAACAAAAATCAGAAGAGATTAAGCTATTTGAATGTATTAGCAGAGTGGAAGCGAATGGTGTGTCAACGAAGTTAATAAAAGACTATTTAGAAAATAAAAAGAACGAATTGTCTGGAAAAAGAAACAATCAAGCAGTAGAAAAATTGAACTTGATTGTAGAAGAAAGTAATGCTGCAACAGCTATGTTCAATGATTTTATTTTTTACAGAAATAAAAAGTTTAAACCAACTTTGCCTGATGATACAATTAGGGAAATGATTGCAGCACCCAAAGCAAAAGTAGTAAAATGTCAAAAAGATTTGGATGGTATTGGGACTCTTAACGATAGCAATAGAGCGACTTTGACCGCTTTTCGTAAAAATTTAGCCGACTTGTTATTACAGATTGAAGAGCAGGAAAAATTTGTAAATGAGTATCTTAGTAAAGGCAAACTAGCTCGAAAATCAATGTTTAGCAAAGTAACTTGGTTCGGTTTGCCTGTAAATTAA
- a CDS encoding GlsB/YeaQ/YmgE family stress response membrane protein translates to MEFLYFLLIGAISGWLGGQLWKGSGFGLFGNIIVGIVGSIIGGWLAGKLGIGGGGLLWQIIIAAGGAWVLLFVISLFKK, encoded by the coding sequence ATGGAATTTTTGTATTTTCTTTTGATCGGTGCCATTTCTGGATGGCTAGGCGGACAACTATGGAAAGGTAGTGGTTTTGGCTTATTTGGAAATATCATTGTGGGTATTGTTGGTAGTATCATTGGAGGCTGGCTTGCTGGGAAATTAGGAATTGGCGGCGGCGGTCTACTATGGCAAATAATTATTGCCGCTGGAGGCGCTTGGGTACTGCTTTTCGTTATCAGTTTATTCAAAAAATAA
- a CDS encoding PAS domain-containing sensor histidine kinase encodes MHFSNKRNTTRWIIIASSFCLVSLILWNTYTFFQIFKNEERLKMNLWAQAQKTLINADENTDVDLPLLIFSNNTSIPIMLTEKDSIINAVNIDTTIIQNTEKSRLFLSKLKGENEPINIVYAPGRIQKLYYGNSSLLNQLKYYPIALLLIIVLFAALVYNYYKSTKMATQNKLWAGMAKETAHQIGTPLSSLIGWIELLKTEDIPESTTKEIEKDIERLQTITDRFSKIGSEPKLEQMDIVSETLLSYDYLQSRFSKQIEFSHSATQKSILIPLNATLHSWTIENMVKNAIDAMKGKGKLHLAIEEENDSVKITITDTGSGIPKNQFKKIFEPGYTTKKRGWGLGLSLTKRIVEDYHKGKIKVLQSEVGKGTAMQLIFVKN; translated from the coding sequence ATGCACTTTTCGAATAAAAGAAACACCACTCGATGGATCATTATTGCTTCCTCGTTCTGTTTGGTTTCTTTAATTTTATGGAATACTTATACCTTTTTTCAAATATTTAAAAATGAAGAACGGTTAAAAATGAATCTTTGGGCTCAAGCACAAAAGACATTAATCAATGCCGATGAAAACACCGATGTAGATTTGCCGCTACTCATTTTTAGCAATAACACTTCCATTCCTATTATGCTTACCGAGAAAGACAGTATCATAAATGCCGTCAATATCGATACTACTATCATTCAAAACACTGAAAAATCAAGACTTTTTTTAAGCAAATTAAAAGGCGAAAACGAACCTATTAACATCGTTTATGCCCCAGGAAGAATTCAAAAGCTGTATTATGGCAACTCTTCACTTTTGAATCAATTAAAATATTATCCTATTGCTTTATTGCTTATCATCGTCTTGTTTGCTGCTCTAGTTTATAATTATTACAAGAGCACTAAAATGGCCACCCAAAACAAACTTTGGGCAGGAATGGCCAAGGAAACAGCGCATCAAATTGGCACTCCATTGTCTTCTTTGATTGGTTGGATTGAACTTTTAAAAACCGAAGATATCCCAGAAAGTACGACCAAAGAAATTGAAAAAGATATCGAGCGTCTGCAAACCATTACAGATCGATTTTCAAAAATTGGTTCAGAACCCAAACTAGAACAAATGGATATCGTATCCGAAACGTTACTTTCTTATGACTATTTGCAATCTCGCTTTTCGAAACAAATTGAATTTTCTCATTCCGCTACGCAAAAAAGCATATTGATCCCGCTAAATGCTACTTTACATAGCTGGACCATAGAAAATATGGTTAAAAATGCCATTGATGCGATGAAAGGGAAAGGCAAATTACATTTAGCCATTGAAGAGGAAAACGACAGTGTAAAAATTACCATCACAGATACAGGAAGCGGCATTCCAAAAAATCAATTTAAAAAAATCTTTGAGCCTGGCTATACTACCAAAAAAAGAGGATGGGGATTAGGCTTGTCTTTAACCAAACGCATTGTTGAAGATTATCACAAAGGAAAAATCAAAGTATTACAGTCAGAAGTAGGAAAAGGTACCGCTATGCAACTCATTTTTGTAAAAAATTGA
- a CDS encoding flavin reductase, translated as MVTIDPKSIPTAQLQGYLQSSVGPRPIAFASTIDSNGVPNLSPFSFFNVFSANPPILVFSPARRVRDNTTKHTLQNAEATREVVINVVNYDMVQQTSLSSTEYPEGVNEFLKSGFTPIPSTIVKPYRVKESPVQFECKVTQIIPLGTEGGAGNLILCEVVKLHIDEAILDSNGAIDQHKIDLVSRLGGNWYSRSNEGLFEVEKPLNTLGIGVDAIPDFIRESAYFDGNDLGKLGNIEKIPTEEEITIFVKENFDVKAVLSADDMDKKFQKAKEYLVNGKAIEAWKLLLAKK; from the coding sequence ATGGTAACTATAGATCCCAAAAGTATTCCTACCGCTCAGCTACAAGGTTATTTGCAAAGTTCAGTTGGTCCAAGACCCATTGCTTTTGCAAGTACAATAGATAGTAATGGAGTGCCTAATTTATCTCCTTTTAGTTTTTTTAATGTATTCAGTGCCAATCCTCCCATTTTGGTTTTTTCTCCCGCGCGTCGAGTTCGGGATAATACAACAAAACATACCTTGCAAAATGCTGAAGCTACTCGTGAAGTGGTGATAAATGTAGTGAATTATGATATGGTGCAGCAAACTTCTTTGTCGAGTACTGAATATCCAGAAGGAGTGAATGAGTTTTTAAAATCGGGATTTACTCCTATTCCGTCAACAATCGTAAAGCCCTATCGCGTAAAAGAATCTCCTGTGCAGTTTGAATGCAAAGTCACTCAAATTATTCCTTTGGGAACAGAAGGAGGAGCGGGTAATTTAATTTTGTGTGAAGTAGTAAAGTTACATATCGATGAGGCCATTTTGGATAGTAATGGAGCGATTGATCAACACAAAATTGATTTGGTTTCTAGATTAGGAGGAAATTGGTATTCTAGGTCGAACGAAGGTCTTTTTGAAGTTGAAAAACCTTTAAATACGTTGGGTATTGGCGTCGATGCTATCCCTGATTTTATTAGAGAAAGTGCTTATTTTGACGGGAATGACTTAGGTAAATTAGGAAACATAGAAAAAATTCCAACAGAAGAAGAAATTACTATATTTGTAAAAGAAAATTTTGATGTCAAAGCGGTCCTCAGTGCCGACGATATGGATAAGAAATTTCAAAAAGCAAAAGAGTATTTAGTTAACGGAAAAGCTATAGAGGCTTGGAAGTTATTATTAGCCAAAAAGTAA
- a CDS encoding DUF3127 domain-containing protein, giving the protein MEVLGRVKVINPVQQVSASFKKREVVVTTDEQYPQHISIEFQQDKTDLLNSYAVGEPVKVSINLRGREWVSPQGEVKHFNTIVGWRIEKQAPVAAAAPAQAPAMPAAETFAPATNFNEEEADDLPF; this is encoded by the coding sequence ATGGAAGTTTTAGGAAGAGTAAAAGTAATCAACCCTGTGCAACAAGTAAGTGCTTCTTTTAAAAAGAGAGAAGTTGTAGTAACTACTGATGAGCAATACCCACAACATATTTCGATTGAATTTCAGCAAGACAAAACCGATTTATTGAATAGTTATGCAGTTGGGGAGCCAGTTAAAGTTTCTATCAATTTAAGAGGGAGAGAATGGGTGAGTCCTCAAGGCGAAGTGAAACACTTTAATACTATTGTGGGATGGAGAATTGAGAAACAAGCTCCTGTTGCAGCTGCAGCTCCTGCTCAAGCACCAGCGATGCCAGCGGCAGAAACTTTTGCTCCAGCGACTAATTTTAATGAAGAAGAAGCAGACGATTTACCTTTCTAA
- the aat gene encoding leucyl/phenylalanyl-tRNA--protein transferase translates to MYHLSKNLFFPPVSEANADGILAIGGDLSPERLQLAYSSGIFPWFEEDQPIIWWSPNPRMVLFLEDLVVSKSMRNILNRNIFKVTFNQDFRAVIAHCQRVKRDGQTGTWITNDMIEAYCKLHELGIAKSVEVWQDNQLVGGLYGVDLGHIFCGESMFSLVSNASKVAFIALVNHLKINNYRLLDCQVYNDHLASLGCVEIERDDFIRILKR, encoded by the coding sequence ATGTATCATTTATCTAAAAACTTATTTTTTCCACCTGTTTCTGAGGCAAATGCTGATGGGATATTGGCTATTGGAGGTGATTTATCTCCAGAGCGATTGCAGTTGGCTTATTCAAGTGGGATTTTCCCTTGGTTCGAAGAAGATCAACCTATTATTTGGTGGTCGCCCAATCCAAGAATGGTACTTTTTCTAGAAGATTTGGTAGTGTCGAAAAGTATGCGAAACATTTTGAATCGAAATATCTTTAAAGTCACTTTTAACCAAGATTTTAGAGCGGTTATTGCTCATTGCCAACGAGTAAAACGCGACGGACAAACAGGAACTTGGATTACAAATGATATGATTGAGGCCTATTGCAAATTACACGAATTAGGCATTGCAAAATCAGTTGAGGTTTGGCAAGACAATCAATTAGTAGGAGGATTGTATGGCGTTGATTTAGGACATATTTTTTGTGGGGAGAGTATGTTTTCTTTGGTTTCTAATGCTTCTAAAGTGGCATTTATTGCGTTGGTAAACCATCTTAAAATTAATAACTACCGTCTTTTGGATTGTCAAGTCTATAATGACCATTTAGCCAGTTTGGGTTGTGTAGAAATTGAGCGTGACGATTTTATACGAATATTGAAAAGGTAA
- a CDS encoding DNA-3-methyladenine glycosylase I — protein sequence MKIIDEKNRCGWCNSSALYQNYHDKEWGKPVFDDATLFEFLLLETFQAGLSWITILNKRDNFRRAFDDFDYKKIAQYSDYKIQELLQDAGIIRNKLKVYSAVTNAQNFIKIQEEFGSFSKYIWAFVNHTPIDNYPKTLKDVPATSPISDAISKDLKKRGFKFVGSTVIYAHMQATGMVNDHIESCWIRNR from the coding sequence ATGAAAATTATAGATGAAAAAAATCGCTGTGGCTGGTGTAATTCTAGTGCACTATACCAAAACTACCACGATAAAGAATGGGGCAAACCTGTATTTGACGATGCTACTTTATTTGAATTTCTACTATTAGAAACCTTTCAAGCAGGCCTAAGTTGGATTACTATCTTAAACAAAAGAGACAATTTCCGTAGAGCATTTGACGATTTTGATTATAAAAAAATCGCCCAATATTCTGATTATAAAATTCAAGAATTATTACAAGATGCAGGTATCATTCGCAACAAACTGAAAGTGTATTCCGCTGTAACCAACGCTCAAAATTTCATTAAAATCCAAGAAGAATTTGGAAGCTTTTCGAAATACATTTGGGCCTTTGTGAACCATACACCTATTGATAATTACCCTAAAACCTTGAAAGACGTTCCAGCTACTTCGCCAATTTCGGATGCAATTAGTAAGGATTTAAAAAAACGGGGATTTAAGTTTGTAGGCTCAACAGTTATCTACGCACATATGCAAGCTACAGGAATGGTAAATGATCATATTGAAAGTTGTTGGATCAGGAATCGATAG
- a CDS encoding queuosine precursor transporter: protein MFKTRKDFVFVVLAGIFITNAVTAELIGGKLIQIGPFVMSIGILPWPIVFLTTDLINEYFGEKGVRKLSFITACLIAYSFLILLLAMSIPAAKGISPVNDDQFQAVFGQSMWIIVGSIIAFLVSQLIDVTVFWFFKNRTGDTKIWLRTTGSTLVSQLFDSFIVLGIAFWLPGKINFETFLSSALTGYTFKLSIAILLTPVIYAGHHLIKKFLSKDTDTL from the coding sequence ATGTTTAAAACTCGTAAAGATTTTGTTTTTGTTGTTCTCGCAGGGATTTTCATTACCAATGCTGTTACTGCCGAATTGATTGGAGGTAAGTTAATCCAAATCGGCCCTTTTGTAATGAGTATTGGTATTTTGCCTTGGCCAATAGTATTCTTGACCACCGATTTAATCAATGAATATTTTGGAGAGAAAGGCGTTCGTAAACTTTCCTTTATCACGGCCTGTCTTATCGCTTATTCGTTTCTCATTCTATTACTAGCTATGAGTATTCCCGCTGCTAAAGGAATAAGCCCTGTTAACGACGATCAATTTCAAGCTGTTTTTGGACAAAGTATGTGGATTATTGTGGGAAGTATCATTGCTTTTCTCGTATCACAGCTCATCGATGTAACTGTGTTCTGGTTTTTTAAAAACCGAACGGGTGATACTAAGATTTGGCTTAGAACCACAGGCTCAACTCTAGTTTCACAACTGTTTGATTCCTTTATAGTTTTAGGAATTGCTTTTTGGCTTCCTGGAAAAATCAACTTTGAGACCTTTTTAAGTTCTGCATTAACAGGCTATACCTTTAAACTTTCTATTGCTATACTCCTCACTCCAGTAATTTATGCGGGACACCATTTGATTAAAAAGTTCTTATCAAAAGATACAGATACGCTATGA
- a CDS encoding IS3 family transposase, producing MIENFFGILKSELFYLKKYTSIKQLKMEIKEYINYYNNDRTKSNLNKMSPTKYRAHHYQN from the coding sequence ATTATTGAAAACTTCTTCGGAATATTAAAATCAGAATTGTTTTATCTAAAAAAATACACCTCAATAAAGCAATTAAAAATGGAAATCAAAGAATATATAAACTATTACAATAACGACAGAACCAAGTCCAATTTAAACAAAATGAGCCCGACTAAATATCGAGCTCATCATTATCAAAATTAA
- a CDS encoding bifunctional 3-deoxy-7-phosphoheptulonate synthase/chorismate mutase type II, translated as MENKKEMRNWLEAFNLTHPLVIAGPCSAETEEQVLKIAHELKDSDVSVFRAGIWKPRTRPGGFEGVGEIGLKWLKKAKAETGLLMGTEVATAAHCKLALENDIDVLWVGARTTANPFAVQEIADTLKGTDKIVLIKNPVNPDLALWLGGVERLHMAGIEKLGVIHRGFSTYEKTKYRNIPEWQIAIELQNKFPDLPLIIDPSHITGNRDMILEVTQEALDLNYDGMIIETHTDPDNAWSDAAQQVTPDALKQIFKDLRVRKQIDVSDEFMTKMSKLRANIDVLDANLLELLSKRMKVAVEIGQVKKEANVAVLQNNRWNEILGKMILEGEKKGLSEEFVLKMFKAIHQESISKQDKVLNS; from the coding sequence ATGGAAAACAAGAAAGAAATGAGAAATTGGTTGGAAGCGTTCAATTTGACGCATCCATTGGTGATAGCAGGACCTTGTAGCGCCGAAACAGAAGAGCAAGTATTGAAAATTGCACACGAATTGAAAGATTCTGATGTAAGTGTGTTTAGAGCTGGAATTTGGAAACCAAGAACACGTCCAGGTGGATTTGAAGGCGTTGGAGAAATAGGATTGAAATGGTTGAAAAAAGCCAAAGCAGAAACAGGTTTGTTAATGGGAACTGAAGTAGCTACTGCTGCTCACTGTAAATTGGCTTTAGAAAATGATATTGATGTATTATGGGTTGGGGCACGTACTACGGCTAATCCGTTTGCGGTTCAAGAAATTGCAGATACCTTGAAAGGGACAGACAAAATCGTTTTAATTAAAAATCCAGTGAACCCAGATTTAGCTTTGTGGTTAGGTGGTGTAGAGCGTTTGCATATGGCTGGAATTGAAAAATTAGGGGTGATTCACCGTGGTTTTTCTACTTACGAAAAAACAAAATACAGAAACATTCCAGAATGGCAAATTGCGATTGAATTGCAAAACAAATTCCCAGATTTGCCTTTGATTATTGACCCTTCTCACATTACAGGAAATCGTGATATGATTCTTGAAGTGACGCAAGAAGCTTTGGATTTGAATTATGACGGAATGATTATCGAGACACACACAGACCCTGATAACGCTTGGAGTGATGCTGCACAACAAGTTACGCCAGATGCTTTGAAACAAATTTTCAAAGATTTGAGAGTTAGAAAACAAATCGATGTTTCGGATGAGTTTATGACTAAAATGAGTAAATTAAGAGCTAATATCGATGTGTTGGATGCTAATTTATTAGAGCTTTTGAGCAAAAGAATGAAAGTGGCTGTAGAAATTGGACAGGTGAAAAAAGAAGCGAACGTAGCGGTTTTGCAAAACAATCGTTGGAATGAAATTTTAGGAAAAATGATTTTGGAAGGAGAAAAGAAAGGACTTTCGGAAGAGTTTGTTTTAAAAATGTTCAAAGCGATTCACCAAGAAAGTATCAGCAAACAAGATAAAGTATTGAATTCATAA
- a CDS encoding prephenate dehydrogenase encodes MNIHVIGIGLIGGSMVLDIKAVHPEATIYGMDKNEAHLQEAMALGVVEKAATMQDLADADYVIVSVPVDVALQVLPEVLDNIGENTIVFEVGSTKLPICEAVANHPRRRNYIATHPIAGTEFSGPSAAIKGLFQGKTNIICEVEKTTFKLQEKAIELFKELGMRIRYMDPKSHDKHIAYVSHLSHISSFMLGKTVINKEKDEQDIFDMAGSGFESTVRLAKSSPAMWTPIFKQNKKHVVKSLEEYIANLTQFKDLLKSEEYDAIFDEMQSVNKIKAILNGMNTKK; translated from the coding sequence ATGAATATACACGTAATAGGAATAGGTTTGATTGGAGGTTCGATGGTGTTGGATATAAAAGCGGTACACCCAGAAGCGACTATTTACGGAATGGATAAAAATGAAGCCCATTTGCAAGAGGCGATGGCGCTTGGGGTTGTGGAGAAAGCCGCTACGATGCAGGATTTGGCCGATGCGGATTATGTTATTGTTTCGGTTCCTGTGGACGTGGCGTTGCAAGTGTTGCCCGAGGTTTTGGACAATATTGGCGAAAACACCATTGTTTTTGAAGTGGGTTCTACCAAATTGCCTATTTGTGAGGCGGTAGCGAATCATCCGAGAAGAAGAAATTATATTGCTACGCACCCTATTGCTGGAACGGAATTCTCGGGACCATCAGCGGCTATAAAAGGATTGTTTCAAGGAAAAACGAATATTATTTGTGAGGTGGAGAAAACGACTTTTAAGTTGCAAGAAAAAGCCATCGAATTGTTCAAAGAGTTAGGAATGCGCATTCGATATATGGACCCGAAGTCCCACGATAAACACATTGCTTACGTATCGCATTTGTCGCACATTAGTTCGTTTATGTTAGGAAAAACGGTCATTAATAAAGAGAAAGACGAACAAGATATTTTTGATATGGCGGGTTCTGGTTTTGAGAGTACCGTGCGTTTGGCCAAGAGTTCGCCCGCGATGTGGACGCCTATTTTTAAACAAAACAAAAAGCACGTAGTGAAAAGTTTGGAGGAGTATATTGCTAATTTGACGCAGTTCAAAGACTTGTTGAAAAGCGAAGAATACGATGCTATTTTTGATGAAATGCAGAGTGTGAATAAAATTAAAGCCATTTTGAATGGGATGAACACCAAAAAGTAG
- a CDS encoding pyridoxal phosphate-dependent aminotransferase → MITTAQRLAIVEEYYFSSKLREVRQLAAEGKPVINMGIGSPDLKPAPAVIAAMTAAMQDENAHQYQSYQGLPELRQAMADFYERNYQVTLNTTTEILPLMGSKEGIMHISLAFLNEGDGVLIPNPGYPTYTSVTNLVGAVPLYYDLKESTNWEPDFEALEKMDLSKVKLMWIGYPHMPTGARGNLALFEKLVAFAQKHNILLVNDNPYSFVLNDQPMSLLQVEGAKEVALELNSLSKTFNMAGWRVGMVSGNAACIDAVLKVKSNMDSGMFYGIQKGAIAALQSDVSWFDEMNAIYAKRRILTETLAEKLGCEVYKEGVGLFVWAKLPAGITSAEDFIDKILYEKYIFITPGTIFGSNGEGYIRFALCVKEEKIEEAIRRF, encoded by the coding sequence ATGATAACAACTGCCCAACGTTTAGCGATAGTTGAAGAATATTACTTCTCCTCAAAGTTAAGAGAAGTGCGCCAATTGGCCGCCGAAGGAAAACCTGTAATCAATATGGGAATAGGTAGTCCTGATTTAAAACCTGCTCCTGCTGTTATTGCCGCAATGACAGCTGCGATGCAAGACGAAAATGCACATCAGTATCAAAGCTATCAAGGGTTGCCAGAATTAAGACAAGCGATGGCTGATTTTTATGAGCGTAATTACCAAGTGACCCTAAATACCACCACTGAAATTTTGCCTTTGATGGGTTCCAAAGAAGGAATTATGCACATTTCGTTAGCATTTTTGAATGAAGGTGATGGTGTTTTGATTCCAAATCCTGGGTATCCGACCTATACTTCTGTGACTAATTTAGTAGGTGCGGTGCCACTATATTATGACTTGAAAGAAAGCACCAATTGGGAACCAGATTTTGAGGCTTTGGAAAAAATGGATTTGTCTAAAGTAAAATTGATGTGGATTGGGTATCCGCATATGCCTACAGGAGCCAGAGGAAATTTGGCTTTGTTTGAAAAACTGGTGGCTTTTGCTCAAAAACACAACATTCTATTGGTCAATGATAATCCATATAGTTTTGTTTTGAACGACCAACCTATGAGCTTGTTGCAAGTTGAAGGAGCGAAAGAAGTTGCATTGGAGTTGAATTCGTTATCCAAAACCTTTAATATGGCGGGATGGCGCGTAGGAATGGTTTCTGGAAATGCTGCTTGTATTGATGCAGTATTGAAAGTAAAAAGTAATATGGATAGCGGAATGTTTTACGGCATTCAAAAAGGGGCTATTGCGGCTTTGCAGAGTGATGTTTCTTGGTTCGACGAAATGAATGCGATTTACGCAAAACGCAGAATTTTAACCGAAACATTGGCAGAGAAATTAGGTTGTGAGGTGTACAAAGAAGGCGTTGGATTGTTTGTTTGGGCTAAACTCCCAGCAGGAATCACATCGGCGGAGGATTTTATTGATAAGATACTGTATGAGAAATACATCTTTATTACGCCAGGAACTATTTTTGGTTCGAATGGCGAAGGCTACATCCGATTTGCTTTGTGTGTAAAAGAAGAAAAAATTGAAGAAGCGATTCGTCGTTTTTAG